A window of the Rhizobium viscosum genome harbors these coding sequences:
- a CDS encoding amino acid ABC transporter permease yields MLGGFSFNHLIYLLDGLVWTVVLSALAFLLGGVAGFFVMLCRISRFLWLRRAALIYIQIVQGTPLLIQMFILYFGLGVINISVPPLVAAGLGMMIYSSSYLGEIWRGSVESISRTQFEAAECLGLTRWQALRDVILPQALRIATPPTVGFLVQLVKNTSLASVVGFLELTRAAQVINNSLFQPFLVFGIAALLYFALCYPLSVWSRSLERKLNVGRR; encoded by the coding sequence ATGCTCGGTGGGTTTTCCTTCAATCACCTGATCTATCTGCTGGATGGTCTTGTCTGGACGGTGGTTCTGTCCGCGCTCGCCTTCCTGCTGGGTGGCGTTGCCGGCTTCTTTGTGATGCTGTGCCGCATCTCGCGCTTCCTGTGGCTGCGCCGCGCGGCCCTCATCTATATCCAGATCGTTCAGGGCACGCCGCTCCTGATCCAGATGTTCATCCTCTATTTCGGCCTTGGGGTCATCAACATCTCCGTGCCCCCGCTAGTCGCAGCCGGCCTCGGTATGATGATCTATTCGAGCTCCTATCTCGGCGAGATCTGGCGCGGCTCGGTCGAATCCATCTCGCGCACGCAGTTCGAGGCGGCCGAATGTCTCGGCCTGACGCGCTGGCAGGCGCTGCGCGATGTTATCCTGCCGCAGGCGTTGAGGATCGCCACGCCGCCGACGGTCGGTTTCCTCGTCCAGCTCGTCAAGAACACCTCGCTCGCCTCTGTCGTCGGCTTCCTGGAGCTGACCCGCGCGGCGCAGGTCATCAACAACTCCCTGTTCCAGCCCTTCCTGGTCTTCGGCATAGCAGCGCTTCTCTATTTTGCTCTCTGCTACCCGCTGTCGGTCTGGAGCCGCTCTCTCGAGAGGAAGCTCAATGTCGGTCGCCGTTAA
- a CDS encoding ABC transporter permease: MSVEAFTPSPVAWRRFLGRQPTLVIGAGILLFFLLLAIAAPLVAPYDPILQNADVRLQPPSFAHLFGTDNFGRDILSRVIWGARIDLQIAVIGVIFPFLIGTTVGTIAGFFGGIVDAVFMRLVDIILAFPFLVLMLSIIAILGPGLSSFYIAMALVGWVSYARLIRAQMLVLKGSDYAVAAVSLGFSRFRIMFRHLLPNAIAGSIVFSMSDATLVLLSGAAVSYLGLGVQPPLAEWGVMVAEGQSFITTAWWITLFPGLSIVCLAFGFSMLGDALGELLGVHE; the protein is encoded by the coding sequence ATGAGCGTCGAGGCCTTTACTCCCTCTCCCGTCGCCTGGCGCCGTTTCCTCGGCCGCCAACCGACACTCGTCATCGGCGCCGGCATCCTGCTGTTCTTCCTGCTTCTGGCGATCGCCGCTCCATTGGTCGCACCGTATGATCCGATCCTGCAGAATGCCGATGTGCGGCTACAGCCGCCCTCCTTCGCCCATCTCTTCGGCACGGACAATTTCGGCCGCGACATACTTTCGCGCGTCATATGGGGCGCCCGCATCGACCTGCAGATCGCCGTCATCGGCGTCATCTTCCCGTTCCTGATCGGCACGACGGTCGGGACCATCGCCGGCTTCTTCGGCGGCATCGTCGATGCGGTTTTCATGCGCCTCGTCGATATCATTCTCGCCTTCCCGTTCCTTGTCCTGATGCTATCGATCATCGCTATCCTGGGGCCGGGCCTCAGCAGCTTCTATATTGCCATGGCGCTGGTCGGCTGGGTCTCCTATGCGCGCCTTATCCGCGCGCAGATGCTGGTGCTGAAAGGCAGCGACTACGCGGTCGCAGCCGTCAGCCTCGGCTTCAGCCGCTTCCGGATCATGTTCCGCCACCTTCTGCCGAATGCGATTGCCGGCTCCATCGTCTTTTCCATGTCGGATGCGACGCTAGTGCTGCTCAGCGGCGCGGCGGTCAGCTATCTCGGCCTCGGCGTGCAGCCACCGCTCGCCGAGTGGGGCGTCATGGTCGCGGAGGGGCAGAGCTTCATCACAACGGCATGGTGGATCACGCTTTTCCCAGGCCTATCCATCGTCTGCCTCGCCTTCGGTTTCAGCATGCTGGGTGATGCGCTCGGCGAACTTCTCGGAGTTCACGAATGA
- a CDS encoding dipeptide ABC transporter ATP-binding protein: MSASVLSVRDLTVRVHLDGRARTLIDHVSLDLAKGEILGLVGESGSGKSLLCRSLVRLLPSSLIRIEGGAVLLEGRDLTTASEAEMLEVRGGEIGMIFQNPTSHLDPVMRIGDQISEGIRYHQGLSAKEARAAAIEILTQVGFPDPVRQYDSYPHEFSGGMRQRAMIGVALSCNPKILIADEPTTALDVTIQAQILKLLLEIREKRGLSIILITHDLGIVAQTCDRIAVMRNGKLLEQGPKRTILSRPQDAYTINLINSHPSMPDEAPMPEPLLASSAASTKPLLEIDDLHVRFKVGGSLFKSSAKTVGAVSGVSLQVMPGETIGIVGESGSGKSTLARAVLGLTPISSGHVSFEGIDLAQQRAAGLAKLRRETAMVFQDPYNALNPRLTIGQMLTEVLKVQGKVPASAIPERIDELLDLVGLEREFANRKPRSMSGGQCQRAGIARALAVDPKLIIADECVAALDVTIQAQIIALFRELTAKMNLTLMFIAHDLAIVRNLCERVVVMYRGEIVEEGLSEEVFARPKHPYTAALIAAIPDIDPDKPLLSSASLEDELQSMPALPVKRMP; encoded by the coding sequence ATGAGCGCGTCAGTCCTTTCAGTCCGTGACCTGACGGTCAGGGTTCATCTCGATGGCCGCGCGCGAACGCTGATCGACCATGTTTCTCTTGATCTCGCCAAGGGCGAAATCCTCGGCCTGGTCGGTGAGAGCGGCTCGGGAAAGAGCCTGCTCTGCCGTTCGCTCGTCCGGCTATTGCCTTCCTCTCTGATCAGGATCGAGGGCGGCGCCGTCCTGCTCGAAGGGCGTGATCTGACGACGGCAAGCGAAGCTGAGATGCTGGAAGTTCGGGGCGGCGAGATCGGCATGATCTTCCAGAACCCGACGAGCCACCTCGATCCGGTCATGCGCATCGGCGACCAGATTTCCGAGGGCATCCGCTATCATCAAGGGCTCAGCGCGAAGGAAGCACGGGCGGCGGCGATCGAGATCCTGACGCAGGTTGGCTTTCCCGATCCCGTTCGCCAATATGACAGTTATCCGCACGAGTTTTCCGGCGGCATGCGCCAGCGCGCCATGATCGGCGTGGCGCTCTCCTGCAACCCGAAGATCCTGATCGCCGACGAGCCGACGACGGCACTCGACGTGACGATCCAGGCGCAGATCCTGAAACTCTTGCTGGAGATCCGAGAAAAGCGCGGCCTGTCGATCATCCTCATCACCCACGATCTCGGCATCGTCGCCCAGACCTGCGACCGCATCGCCGTCATGCGCAATGGCAAGCTGCTTGAACAGGGGCCGAAACGGACGATCCTCTCCCGGCCGCAGGACGCCTACACGATCAATCTGATCAACAGCCATCCCTCCATGCCGGACGAGGCGCCAATGCCGGAGCCGCTGCTCGCGTCTTCGGCAGCATCGACCAAGCCGCTTCTTGAGATCGACGACCTGCATGTCCGTTTCAAGGTTGGCGGCAGCCTGTTCAAAAGCAGTGCCAAGACGGTAGGCGCCGTTTCCGGCGTCAGCCTGCAGGTCATGCCGGGCGAAACCATCGGCATCGTCGGCGAATCCGGCAGCGGCAAGAGCACGCTTGCACGCGCTGTGCTGGGGCTGACGCCGATCTCCTCGGGCCATGTGTCCTTCGAAGGAATCGACCTTGCGCAGCAGCGGGCTGCCGGTCTTGCGAAGCTGCGGCGTGAGACGGCCATGGTCTTTCAGGACCCTTATAACGCACTCAATCCGCGCCTCACGATCGGGCAGATGCTTACCGAGGTGCTGAAGGTGCAGGGCAAGGTGCCGGCATCGGCCATTCCGGAAAGGATTGACGAATTGCTCGATCTTGTCGGGCTGGAGCGGGAGTTTGCCAACCGCAAACCCCGCAGCATGAGCGGCGGCCAGTGTCAGCGCGCAGGCATCGCCCGGGCGCTCGCTGTCGATCCGAAGCTCATCATTGCCGATGAATGTGTTGCGGCCCTCGACGTGACGATCCAGGCACAGATCATCGCGCTTTTCCGCGAACTCACCGCCAAGATGAACCTGACGCTGATGTTTATCGCCCATGATCTGGCGATCGTGCGCAATCTCTGCGAACGCGTCGTCGTCATGTACCGCGGCGAGATTGTCGAGGAAGGCCTCTCGGAAGAGGTCTTCGCGCGGCCGAAACATCCCTATACCGCGGCGTTGATTGCCGCCATTCCCGACATCGACCCGGATAAGCCGCTTCTGAGTAGCGCCAGCTTGGAAGACGAATTGCAATCGATGCCGGCTCTCCCCGTCAAACGCATGCCATAA
- a CDS encoding transporter substrate-binding domain-containing protein: MPKTMISKLALLAGAGLLALASVAHADVLDNIKKAGKVRIAVAMGIPEYSFVDENLQPSGSDIETAKLIAKDLGVQLELVEITNAARVPSVQTGKADMVVSSLGITEERKKAIDYSVPYATLALVVAAPPSVEVKGYADLDGKRIGVTRATTNDQDITANAKGANIVRFEDDATLITSVVSGQVDILSSQSAVINGINKKMADHPLQVKFTQKETNLGIGIPKGEAGLKTWLDQWVKTNFDNKVLRDIYRKYHNAELPDDLTSR, from the coding sequence ATGCCGAAGACAATGATTTCGAAACTGGCACTGTTGGCGGGCGCTGGCCTGCTGGCGCTGGCAAGCGTTGCCCATGCCGATGTGCTCGACAATATCAAGAAGGCTGGCAAGGTTCGCATCGCGGTCGCGATGGGCATTCCGGAATATTCCTTCGTCGATGAAAACCTGCAGCCGTCGGGTTCCGATATTGAAACGGCCAAGTTGATCGCCAAGGACCTTGGCGTCCAACTCGAACTGGTAGAGATTACCAATGCCGCCCGTGTTCCTTCTGTCCAGACCGGCAAGGCCGACATGGTCGTCTCTTCACTCGGCATCACCGAAGAGCGCAAGAAGGCGATTGACTATTCCGTTCCCTACGCAACACTGGCTCTCGTTGTTGCCGCACCGCCGAGCGTCGAGGTCAAGGGATATGCCGATCTTGACGGCAAGCGCATCGGTGTCACCCGCGCCACGACCAATGATCAGGACATTACCGCCAACGCAAAAGGCGCCAATATCGTCCGCTTCGAGGATGATGCAACGCTGATCACCTCGGTCGTTTCTGGCCAGGTCGATATCCTCTCCAGCCAGTCCGCCGTCATTAACGGCATTAACAAGAAGATGGCCGACCATCCGCTGCAGGTGAAGTTCACGCAGAAGGAAACCAACCTCGGCATCGGTATTCCGAAGGGTGAAGCCGGCCTCAAGACCTGGCTCGACCAATGGGTGAAAACCAATTTCGACAACAAGGTACTCCGCGATATCTATCGCAAGTACCACAATGCCGAACTGCCCGACGATCTCACTTCGCGTTGA
- a CDS encoding winged helix DNA-binding protein: protein MEKSKDQKAPRDLIVSSAHLALGSSPALSELEYGSVLFSHAFNRWMVRCMAAAGVPSLSPVEILIIHSVRHRDRPKTLSDLCLVLDIEDTHVANYAVKKLDAAGLVKTGKSGKEKVIQVTDKGLEALTRYSEIRERLLVEATKVSGLSQDDLSSIASHLRALSGYYEQAARSAATL from the coding sequence ATGGAGAAATCGAAAGACCAAAAGGCGCCCCGTGACCTTATTGTCTCGTCGGCCCATCTGGCGCTCGGCAGTTCGCCGGCTCTCTCGGAGCTTGAATACGGGTCGGTCCTCTTTTCCCACGCTTTCAATCGCTGGATGGTACGCTGCATGGCGGCTGCTGGGGTGCCGAGCCTGTCGCCGGTGGAAATACTGATCATTCACTCGGTCCGCCATCGCGACCGGCCGAAGACATTGTCCGACCTTTGCCTCGTGCTCGATATCGAAGACACGCATGTTGCCAACTACGCGGTGAAAAAGCTTGATGCAGCCGGCCTCGTCAAAACCGGAAAATCCGGCAAGGAAAAAGTCATCCAGGTCACCGACAAGGGCCTGGAGGCGCTGACGCGTTATTCGGAAATCCGCGAGCGGCTTCTGGTCGAGGCGACGAAAGTGTCGGGACTGTCGCAGGACGATCTGTCCAGCATCGCCTCCCATTTGAGAGCTCTTTCGGGCTATTACGAGCAGGCGGCGAGATCAGCGGCAACCTTATGA
- a CDS encoding hydantoinase B/oxoprolinase family protein gives MAEAILSGIGAGSWDFWIDRGGTFTDIVGRDPSGALHARKVLSENPEAYRDAAVHGIRLHLSLTAAEQIPAGVIGEVRMGTTVATNALLERKGEPLALVTTKGFRDALRIGYQERKKIFATEIIKPEALYQDVVELDERVLADGTVEANLDEAATEAALRDLRAKGYRAVAIVFMHAYKYPAHEAAVAKIARAIGFEQVSVSHEVSPLIKLVGRGDTTVVDAYLSPVLGGYVRQVSDELDVARTGARVMFMMSSGGLTAADMFQGKDAILSGPAGGVVGLAKTGEQAGFGHVIGFDMGGTSTDVAHFDGDYERAFETEVAGVRVRAPMMLIHTVAAGGGSILHFESGRFRVGPDSAGAFPGPACYRNGGPLAVTDANVMAGKLLPDFFPAIFGPNQDQPLDVDTVRQKFVELAAEIGDGRSPEEVADGFIRIAVANMVEAIKKISVQRGYDVTRYALNCFGGAGGQHACLVADALGMKSILLHPMSGLLSAYGMGLADIRSARQKALGVPLDTDAPAAIATLGRELQGECRPALVAQGVETEKIKTALRAHIRYAGTDTLLAVEVLFPQDDDAARLRREFEILHKRRFGFVAEDKPLVVEAVEVECIGGAAAEIDVDRGKAGEGEASPIRRTLFHSQGESHDAAVVLRDGILPGQTVTGPAIIIEPNQTIIVEDGWQATLTVRDHIVLTRIKALPERTAIGTKADPVMLEIFNNLFMSIAEQMGVTLQNTAYSVNIKERLDFSCAVFDADGNLVANAPHMPVHLGSMDASVATAIRENPIIHPGDVFLINAPYNGGTHLPDLTVCTPVFDDAGARIRFWVASRGHHADIGGISPGSMSPLATHIEEEGVYIDNFKLLDRGKFREDALADLLTGARYPVRTLAQNVNDLKAQVAANEKGVAELKKMIALFGEDVVDAYMGHVQDNAAESVRRVLDRLPDGEFSYEMDQGCKIVVRISIDREKREATVDFTGTSAQRPDNFNAPAPVTRAAVLYVFRVLVEADIPMNAGCLRPIRIVIPDGTMLTPAYPAAVVAGNVEVSQAVTNCLIGAVGAMAAAQGTMNNLTFGNDKYQYYETICSGAPAGPGFNGADAVHTHMTNSRLTDPEILESRFPVVLEDFHIRPNSGGRGRWHAGNGTQRTIRTLEKLEFAVLSGHRRVAPFGLKGGEDGQTGRNYVRRNDGTIDELIGAAHTVLEAGEAFTVVTPTGGGYGPRDA, from the coding sequence ATGGCGGAGGCGATTTTGTCGGGCATTGGCGCTGGTAGCTGGGACTTCTGGATCGATCGTGGGGGCACCTTCACGGATATCGTCGGGCGCGACCCATCCGGTGCCCTGCATGCCCGCAAGGTGCTCTCTGAGAACCCGGAGGCGTATCGCGATGCTGCCGTCCATGGGATCCGTCTGCATCTCAGCCTGACCGCGGCTGAACAGATCCCGGCCGGAGTGATCGGGGAAGTGCGTATGGGCACGACTGTCGCCACCAATGCGCTTCTGGAGCGCAAGGGCGAGCCTCTGGCGCTGGTGACGACGAAGGGTTTCCGTGATGCGCTCCGCATCGGCTATCAGGAGCGCAAGAAAATCTTTGCGACCGAGATCATCAAGCCGGAAGCGCTCTATCAGGATGTGGTCGAGCTGGATGAGCGCGTGCTGGCCGACGGTACCGTCGAGGCAAATCTTGATGAAGCTGCGACCGAAGCAGCGCTCCGCGATCTGCGCGCCAAGGGCTATCGCGCTGTCGCCATCGTCTTCATGCATGCCTACAAATATCCGGCGCACGAGGCGGCCGTCGCGAAGATTGCCCGCGCCATCGGTTTCGAACAGGTTTCTGTCAGTCACGAAGTCTCGCCGCTGATCAAGCTGGTCGGCCGCGGCGATACGACCGTTGTCGATGCCTATCTTTCGCCGGTGCTCGGCGGCTATGTGCGTCAGGTCTCGGACGAGCTCGATGTCGCGAGAACAGGCGCTCGCGTCATGTTCATGATGTCTTCGGGGGGGCTTACGGCGGCCGATATGTTCCAGGGCAAGGACGCGATCCTCTCCGGCCCGGCCGGTGGTGTTGTCGGTCTTGCCAAGACCGGCGAGCAGGCGGGCTTCGGCCATGTAATTGGCTTTGATATGGGCGGTACTTCGACTGACGTCGCGCATTTCGACGGCGATTACGAGCGGGCCTTTGAGACGGAGGTTGCCGGCGTACGTGTTCGCGCGCCGATGATGCTCATCCATACGGTGGCGGCCGGTGGGGGCTCCATCCTGCATTTCGAAAGCGGCCGTTTCCGTGTTGGGCCAGATTCCGCCGGTGCCTTCCCAGGCCCTGCCTGCTATCGCAATGGCGGGCCGCTTGCAGTGACCGATGCCAATGTGATGGCCGGTAAACTGCTGCCCGATTTCTTCCCGGCGATCTTCGGCCCGAACCAGGATCAGCCGCTCGACGTCGACACGGTGCGGCAGAAATTCGTCGAACTGGCAGCCGAGATCGGTGACGGGCGCAGCCCGGAAGAGGTGGCTGACGGTTTCATCCGCATTGCCGTTGCCAATATGGTCGAGGCGATCAAGAAGATTTCCGTCCAGCGCGGTTATGATGTGACGCGTTATGCGCTCAACTGCTTTGGCGGCGCCGGTGGCCAGCATGCCTGCCTGGTCGCCGATGCGCTCGGTATGAAGAGCATCCTGCTGCATCCGATGTCCGGCCTGCTCTCTGCCTATGGCATGGGCCTTGCCGATATTCGCTCGGCCCGCCAGAAGGCGCTCGGCGTGCCGTTGGATACGGATGCGCCCGCTGCGATTGCTACGCTTGGCAGGGAGCTGCAGGGCGAGTGCCGGCCGGCGCTGGTGGCGCAGGGCGTCGAGACCGAAAAGATCAAGACGGCGCTGCGCGCTCATATTCGTTATGCCGGCACCGATACGCTGCTCGCCGTCGAGGTATTGTTCCCGCAGGATGACGACGCGGCGCGGCTGCGCAGGGAATTCGAGATCCTGCATAAGCGCCGCTTCGGCTTCGTCGCCGAGGACAAGCCACTGGTCGTGGAGGCCGTCGAGGTGGAATGCATCGGCGGTGCGGCCGCCGAAATCGACGTTGATCGTGGCAAAGCGGGTGAGGGCGAGGCTTCGCCCATCCGGCGAACCCTGTTTCATTCGCAGGGCGAAAGTCATGATGCGGCGGTCGTCCTGCGCGACGGTATCCTTCCCGGCCAGACCGTGACGGGGCCGGCCATCATCATCGAGCCGAACCAGACCATCATCGTGGAAGATGGCTGGCAGGCGACGCTGACGGTGCGCGACCATATCGTGCTGACCCGCATCAAGGCCCTGCCGGAGCGCACGGCAATCGGCACCAAGGCTGATCCGGTCATGCTGGAGATCTTCAACAATCTCTTCATGTCGATTGCCGAGCAGATGGGTGTCACGCTGCAGAACACGGCCTATTCCGTCAACATCAAGGAACGGCTCGATTTCTCATGCGCGGTCTTCGATGCGGACGGCAATCTCGTTGCCAATGCGCCGCATATGCCTGTTCACCTCGGTTCCATGGATGCGTCTGTCGCGACCGCCATCCGCGAAAATCCGATCATTCATCCGGGCGACGTCTTCCTGATCAATGCACCCTACAATGGCGGCACGCATCTGCCTGATCTCACGGTCTGCACGCCCGTCTTCGACGATGCCGGCGCGCGCATCCGTTTCTGGGTGGCGAGCCGCGGACACCATGCCGATATCGGCGGTATCTCGCCGGGCTCGATGTCACCTCTCGCGACGCATATCGAGGAGGAGGGCGTCTATATCGACAATTTCAAGCTGCTCGATCGCGGCAAATTCCGCGAAGACGCTCTTGCGGACTTGCTCACCGGTGCGCGTTATCCGGTGCGCACGCTGGCGCAGAACGTCAACGACCTGAAGGCGCAGGTTGCTGCCAATGAAAAGGGCGTGGCTGAGCTCAAGAAGATGATTGCGCTGTTCGGCGAGGACGTGGTCGATGCCTATATGGGCCATGTGCAGGACAACGCCGCCGAAAGCGTGCGTCGTGTTCTCGACCGCCTGCCGGACGGCGAATTTTCCTATGAGATGGATCAGGGCTGCAAGATCGTCGTGAGGATTTCCATCGATCGGGAAAAGCGCGAGGCGACGGTCGATTTTACCGGCACATCTGCCCAGCGCCCCGACAATTTCAATGCTCCGGCGCCGGTGACGCGCGCTGCCGTGCTTTATGTTTTTCGCGTTCTGGTCGAGGCGGATATTCCGATGAATGCCGGCTGCCTGCGGCCGATCCGTATCGTCATTCCCGACGGCACCATGCTGACGCCGGCCTATCCGGCTGCCGTCGTTGCCGGCAATGTCGAAGTCAGCCAGGCCGTGACCAATTGCCTGATTGGTGCCGTCGGCGCCATGGCCGCAGCCCAGGGCACGATGAACAACCTGACCTTCGGCAACGACAAGTACCAATATTACGAAACCATCTGCTCCGGCGCGCCGGCAGGCCCGGGCTTCAACGGTGCGGATGCCGTGCATACGCACATGACCAATTCGCGCCTTACTGATCCGGAAATTCTGGAGAGCCGTTTCCCCGTTGTGCTCGAGGATTTCCATATCCGGCCAAACTCCGGCGGTCGTGGACGGTGGCATGCCGGCAATGGCACTCAGCGCACGATCCGTACGCTCGAGAAGCTGGAATTTGCCGTTCTCTCCGGCCATCGCCGCGTAGCGCCTTTTGGCCTGAAGGGAGGCGAGGACGGGCAGACTGGTCGCAACTATGTTCGACGAAACGACGGCACGATCGATGAGTTGATTGGTGCCGCACATACGGTGCTGGAGGCGGGTGAAGCCTTTACTGTCGTCACGCCAACAGGCGGCGGATACGGACCGAGAGATGCCTGA
- a CDS encoding ABC transporter substrate-binding protein — MITRWKSIGLAALLAGLTLSASYAEAAGVLTIGRREDSTTFDPIKTAQNIDNWVFSNVYDVLIRVDKTGTKLEPGLAESWTVSDDGLTYVFKIRDAKFSDGSPLTAEDAAFSLLRIRDDAGSLWSDSYKVIDTAIATDPHTLTIKLKNPSAPFLSTLALPNASVISKAGIESMGAEAYGEKPIASGAFVVDEWRRGDRVILKKNPNFWQADRVKLDGVEWISVPDDNTRMLNVQAGQLDAAIFVPFSRVEELKKDAGLNVLIDPSTREDHLLINHAHGDLGKKEVRQALDLAIDKKAIVDAVTFGQGTVANSYIPKGALYYYSDNLKRPYDPDKAKKLLADAGVSNLTLNYLIRAGDEVDEQTAVLVQQQLAKAGITANLQKVDPSQEWDMTVAGDYDISVNYWTNDILDPDQKTTFVLGHDSNNNYLTNYKNEAVKELVAKARLELDPKKREQMYIDLQKMAKDDVNWIDLYYSPYINVARKNIDNFYQNPLGRFFLEDTVKN, encoded by the coding sequence ATGATCACCAGATGGAAATCAATCGGGCTTGCAGCGCTTCTTGCGGGCCTGACGCTCAGCGCATCCTACGCCGAAGCCGCCGGCGTGCTCACCATCGGCCGCCGTGAGGATTCGACGACATTCGATCCGATCAAGACGGCCCAGAACATCGACAACTGGGTCTTCTCCAACGTCTATGACGTGCTCATCCGCGTCGACAAGACCGGCACCAAGCTGGAGCCCGGCCTTGCCGAAAGCTGGACCGTCTCCGACGATGGCCTGACCTACGTCTTCAAGATCCGCGACGCGAAATTCTCTGACGGTTCGCCACTGACGGCGGAAGACGCGGCCTTCAGCCTGCTGCGCATCCGCGATGACGCCGGTTCGCTCTGGAGCGATTCCTATAAGGTGATCGACACCGCCATTGCCACCGACCCGCACACGCTGACAATCAAGCTGAAGAATCCGTCCGCTCCCTTCCTCTCGACGCTCGCCCTGCCGAACGCATCCGTCATCTCCAAGGCGGGCATCGAATCCATGGGTGCCGAAGCCTACGGCGAAAAGCCGATCGCATCCGGTGCCTTCGTCGTCGACGAATGGCGGCGCGGCGACCGCGTCATCCTGAAGAAGAACCCGAACTTCTGGCAGGCCGACCGCGTGAAGCTCGACGGCGTCGAATGGATCTCGGTGCCCGACGACAATACCCGCATGCTGAATGTGCAGGCAGGCCAGCTCGATGCCGCCATCTTCGTGCCCTTCTCACGCGTCGAGGAGCTGAAGAAGGACGCCGGCCTCAACGTGCTGATCGACCCTTCGACGCGTGAAGATCACCTGCTGATCAACCATGCGCATGGCGATCTCGGCAAGAAGGAAGTGCGCCAGGCACTCGATCTTGCAATCGACAAGAAGGCAATCGTCGATGCCGTTACCTTCGGTCAGGGCACGGTTGCCAATTCCTACATTCCGAAGGGCGCTCTCTACTATTACTCCGACAACCTGAAGCGTCCTTATGATCCTGATAAGGCCAAGAAGCTGCTCGCCGATGCCGGCGTCTCCAACCTGACGCTGAACTACCTGATCCGCGCCGGCGACGAGGTGGATGAACAGACGGCCGTGCTGGTGCAGCAGCAGCTCGCCAAGGCCGGCATCACCGCCAACCTGCAGAAGGTCGACCCCAGCCAGGAATGGGACATGACGGTTGCCGGGGACTACGACATCTCGGTTAACTATTGGACCAACGACATTCTCGACCCGGACCAGAAGACGACCTTCGTGCTCGGCCACGATTCCAACAACAACTACCTGACCAACTACAAGAACGAAGCGGTGAAGGAGCTGGTCGCCAAGGCCCGCCTGGAACTCGATCCCAAGAAGCGCGAGCAGATGTATATCGACTTGCAGAAGATGGCGAAGGACGACGTCAACTGGATTGATCTCTACTACAGCCCCTATATCAACGTGGCGCGCAAGAACATCGACAACTTCTATCAGAACCCGCTCGGTCGCTTCTTCTTGGAAGACACGGTCAAGAACTGA
- a CDS encoding amino acid ABC transporter ATP-binding protein gives MSVAVKLTNVVKRFGALEVLKGVSFKINSGEVVALIGQSGSGKSTALRCINRLETIQDGSIEVCGHRVEDPKLDLRTLRRDIGMVFQSYNLFPHMTVAENIMLALRRVKGMRKDQAFEIARQVLAKVGLSEKIDAYPEQLSGGQQQRVAIARSLAMQPKVMLFDEVTSALDPKLTGEVLRVMEDLARGGMTMIVVTHEMGFAKRAANRVIYMHTGKVWETGGAEILSNPQTPELKEFMAAEL, from the coding sequence ATGTCGGTCGCCGTTAAACTCACCAATGTCGTCAAGCGCTTTGGCGCGCTGGAGGTGCTGAAGGGCGTCTCCTTCAAGATCAATTCCGGTGAAGTCGTGGCTCTGATCGGCCAGTCCGGCTCCGGCAAGAGCACTGCGCTGCGCTGCATCAACCGGCTGGAGACGATCCAGGACGGCTCGATCGAGGTCTGTGGCCACCGTGTCGAGGATCCAAAGCTTGATCTCAGGACATTGCGCCGAGATATCGGCATGGTCTTCCAGAGCTACAATCTCTTCCCGCATATGACGGTCGCTGAAAACATCATGCTGGCGCTTCGCCGCGTGAAGGGCATGCGCAAGGACCAGGCCTTCGAAATCGCCAGGCAGGTACTCGCCAAGGTCGGTCTGTCGGAAAAGATCGATGCCTATCCGGAGCAGTTATCCGGCGGCCAGCAGCAGCGTGTGGCGATCGCCCGCTCGCTCGCCATGCAGCCGAAAGTGATGCTGTTCGATGAGGTGACCTCTGCTCTTGACCCGAAACTGACGGGTGAAGTGCTGCGCGTCATGGAGGATCTCGCCCGCGGTGGCATGACGATGATCGTTGTCACCCATGAGATGGGCTTTGCCAAGCGCGCCGCCAACCGCGTCATCTATATGCACACGGGCAAGGTCTGGGAGACGGGTGGCGCCGAGATCCTCAGCAATCCGCAGACGCCCGAGCTCAAGGAATTCATGGCTGCAGAGCTTTAG